A segment of the Malaclemys terrapin pileata isolate rMalTer1 chromosome 1, rMalTer1.hap1, whole genome shotgun sequence genome:
TAAAATTAAAGCTATCTGGCATTGTTTTGATAGGTATGTACTTACAACATTTAGTTCTATTGCCAAGGCAACCAGTGAGCGAAGTAGTGTGCACAGCTAGTCTACGAGGAAATGAGCTTACGTTATTGTGTGTCCTCCCTTCACCATTCCTGTGCCCCAActtttgcatgtttgtttcatACACCATTTGCATCTTATTGACCTAGACTAGGGATCTCAAAGTCAAATCActatgagggccacatgaggactagtacattggcccgagggccacatcactgaaaccttttcatacaatgatacaaaagtatagtcaaaaatgaagagtaatatagtatggtattaaaagtcaatgtattaacttttttaaaactgtaatgcgaagaggggttttaataaaatataaacacctgtaactattccttatgtGGTCAGTAATATTGATGATTATCTACACAAACAGTCTATCAACATAGCTGTAATGCCAGGAACTTTATAACataactattcatacaaaatactttgccacttttaacaaacattcttcccaacTACTCACAGCAAAGAATCATACATACTGAACTTCATACCTCAGACTGCTTGTCTAGTCCATGACCCTGCTGCTGTCTCATCAATTCccacccattccccgcccccattccaatcccttttCCAAAtcctccccctggctctgcctcttctTCGCCTCCTCCCCTAAGCAcaccgcgtccccgctcctcccccctcctcccctggaaagtcctaagcgccaccaaacagctgtttagtggtgggaagtgctgggaagTAGGCGGAGGTGTGGGGATGCAgcatgctgggggggaggggagcttggctgccagtggagtcggcgcctatggtgggctgcaggaaataactccggTCCATgggctgcatgtttgagaccctGACCTAGACTATAAGATCTTTGGGATAAGAACTgactttttattacaaatttgtacagcacctagcaccacaaGGTCACAGTCCCTGTGACTGTAATACATATAAACAATCTAATACATACATATTCCCAGGTGGAGTTATGGGCACATACCATGTTTAGCACTATTGTAGTGCTCCAATGAAGGCCTTGTCATGCTATGCATTGCCCCatcctgaagaacttacaatctaagcagtAAATATTAAACCGTGGAAGATTGCAGTTTCTCTTTCAaaggtgtttttctttttaaaaacaaaataatggttTATTGTATTGACTGCAGGGTTCAGTTTGGCAGCGTCTTGGTGCAGATGTGACAGCTGTTGAGTTCTTGGGCCATGTTGGTGGAATGGGTATTGATATGGAGATCTCTAAAAACTTTCAGCGCATCCTTCAGAAACAAGGACTCAAATTTAAACTAAATACCAAGGTTACTGGTGCCACCAAGAGGCCAGATGGAAAGATTGATGTTTCGTAAGTGCTTAACACATGAAATCCGGGGCTGATATATCCTTCCCTACCAGAAATCTAACTAAAAGTACAGCTTTAGATTTGGGGTATAATTTACTGTATAAATAAAACTACAAACAATGACAGTGGGACATGAATCCAAATATCAACTAAATTGAAAGCTAAGGCTGGTTTAAACTGTATTCCTAACTTATTCAGTTGTTACAGTGCACGTGGGGATATAAAATTACATAGTTTTTTGGAACTCCAGTATCTTACTTAATGCCAGACGGGGTGAATGAAGGATGCAATTTCAGTCCTTACTGAGTACCTTACAGTTTGGAAGGTTAAATTAGGCCTTTATTTCCCTGATCCTACAGTCACTTTGtgggcaagactcccattgacttcaatctgaAGAATTGCCAGGGTAAAGACATTGGTGTCTTAGTGAAAatagtaaaaacaaaatcaaaacctcACCTTTATTGGAAGACTTTCCCTCTGATACAGCATCAAAATAAGTATTTTTATTCTTCAGAGGATGCATCTCCGTGAATCCATTAATTCTTGACTCTTTGGTAACTGGTGTTGAGGTAAGGGTCATCTTGTCCATTATAAATTTTCTGGAGGCAAGGAGAGGTATGCGGAGCAATCCAGAATAGAAGGTAGTAAACTCTCCAGTAGTGCATTTTCATAACTAAACTGAAACCCACAGAAGGGATTTCTAATAGAAATGCTGATATGAATACATACAGAACAGATACTTcatgaaaaaaaacacactttgaTGCTTTACCTGTATTTTCAGATTGTTTTCTCCCTGTATGGTGTTAGCACACCAAGGAAACTTAACATGAAATATGAATTTTAATGTCTTCAGAACTTATTTGCTTCTGTCCCATCTAGAAGTCAAAATTTTGTCTGACAATATAATGCTTACTACATAATTTTCCACTGCAAGCactgtgatttttcaaatgaCTATGAATTCAGGTGTAGGAAGGAACATAAGGAGTAAAcagtctttttttgtttgtttgtttgtttgtttttaaatagaaaagtagTATTAGTTTATTAATGAACAGTATTGGTTTATTAATGAAAAATGAACAGTTACATTGACTGTACACAGAAATTACACTTTGTACACTTGTCCATAacaaatatagaaataaaacagTATAACCTTGTCCTTAGCTCAGAGAGGTAGAACTGAAAGTAAATGAACTACTGAGCATGGACCacagaagcactcagatactgtggtgatgggagcAGCTTATGGACCTAAATAAAATAGTATAACTCAATAATAATATAGTAGCAGTGCTTTATAGATTTCTGATACAGATGAACTCTGAAAAGATCTTGAGATCCCTGCCATCTGCAACTGTGGGCTATCTAAACAAAATCATCGCTCAATAGAGTGATTTCAAGCATTTCCACAATGCTGTCTAACTTTAGAGGTACAATGCTGTGGCTGTTGTTTCAGTATTTCTAGTATAAAAACAGAGGATGCAGGATAAAATATTACTCAAGTAATTGTGTAAATTTATGAAACTCATAATTTATGCTTTAGTTTAGTATATCACTTAATTGTAACGAGATTATAGTATGAGGTGAACTTAAACCGCAAGTCCGGTTTTGATATTCTTAAGCATACTATAGTTTGAAATCGTTTCTTGCATTTTATTGAGACCTTTCAATGCCCGTTCCTCTTCACTGCTATCTCTATCTAGTGATTAGTCAAAGAAGTTACCAGGTCTCAATTATATTTAACATCTTTGTTTTCTTGTAAGTGGTATCTGTTgacagttacttttttttttcttctccctatCCTTCAGTATTGAAGCAGCTGCTGGTGGAAAGACCGAAGTAATCACCTGTGATGTATTACTTGTTTGCATTGGTCGACGTCCTTTTACTCAGAACCTAGGGCTGGAAGATATTGGAATTGAACTTGATAACAAGGGTAGAATCCCAATCAATACCAGATTCCAAACCAAAATTCCAAAGTAAGCAAGATGTTTAAAACAATTTTCATTAGTTTCCAAATAGTCACATTTTATTTCACATATTCCTAGCAAAGATAACAGAATTTTTATTTAGCATGagagatctttttaaaaaagaaagaaagagaaagaaagaaaaaggttaattACCCTATAAAAAtactactttttgtttttaatagtggCTGACTATAGTTTAACTTGTTTAAGGAAAGGAAAATTCAAATTTACACTTCCAAATAAATTGCTACCCCCTATAGCGTTTTAGAAGCACAAAGGAGGGAGAGCAGtgtacaggattgggcctttagtTTTCTCTTGGGTTAAATCAGGTCATACATGAAAAGTAAGCATTTCATAAATTACAGTAAAGTTTATAAAGTTATTTGAAAAAATATAACTAGCGCTAATCTATAGAAAATAGCTGTTCAACTTAAATTGGAGGGCTAATCTAGCAAATTAAGTACAGAAGCAATACACATTGGGTAATtattttcatctgtttttgttAGACTTTCTGTTTACAAACATGTTTAAACTACTACATTTATCATATAATATATCTAAAATTCTCCATATGTACTTTTTAAACAGACATGTTTTGCTCTTTTTCATTTGTCTCATAGCATCTATGCTATTGGCGATGTAGTTGCTGGGCCAATGTTGGCTCACAAAGCTGAGGATGAAGGCATTATCTGCGCTGAGGGGATAGCTGGAGGCGCAGTTCACATTGACTATAACTGTGTGCCGTCAGTGATTTACACACACCCTGAAGTTGCCTGGGTTGGCAAATCAGAGGAACAGTTGAAAGAAGAGGTACTGTCTGGTTCTTTTTGGATCATATTACTTTAGGGTCTTGGATAAGTTAAAGTAAATGCATTTATGGGTTGTGGCTGCTCTGAATCACCATAGATGTGTGTTCCAAGAAAAATATCATGTATTCACTCTCAGTGCTCTGATTTAATAAGGCTGGTATCTCAGCATCAAACAGGGTTGAGTCATTGTGAAAGTTCACCCATTAGCAATGTGTTATCGAATAGTTGTTAATTGGTGATATTCATCTCTCCCTGTTGCCAACGTTGTGCAAAGCAGATGCAATTCATAACCCGGGAGAAAACTCTTCACAGTTTATAACAAGCTTTTAGTCTGAAATGACATCTTTTTGTGGCTTAATTTTATCACGGGTGTTTGGGGAGATATGTGCTATTACTGAGCAGTGCATTCAGCAGGCCTGTAAGATGCAACTGCACGCAGTGGTTCAAAGCACACTATGCCTAGCATACTGAGTCTACCTGCACAGTCATTGGAGGTCTGAAAAGCATATATTAGGGGAAGAGTCTGCAAGTGCAGATGAGGTCTTAGTGCCATCAAAATGGGATCTGCTTCAGATCTTGTCTTGAAAAGCCACTACTCCTGCTGCAAGTGGGAATACAGCTGGCTCTGTGAATAGGGCACCAGGGATAGTAAATAGTGCCACACCAAAATATGTCCTCTTGCAGTCTCCCTGTTGCTCTCCAAGTGCAACTACTCTGCCCCCAGGCAGGATTGGCTTTGTTCAGGCCTGTAAATGTTAAAAATGTCTTGTCTAGTTGGGAATGCCAGATTATGggggtgggttggttggttggttttttgatAAATTGGCATCTGTATAACACTCCTTTGCAGTAAGAAAATATTTGATTTGAAATCATCACCTGTTCTAATTATTTACATTCGAATTCGTGGTTTCTCTTTAATGATTTTTCCAAACATGAAGCAACAATTTAAGAGCTCTAAACTGGTCTCTTGTGAGAGGTAATTTAAATGGCGCTGAATGTCTTTAGTTCATGTCCAAAGTAAGATGGAGCAGTTACTCTTTTACAATTCATGCTAGTGAACTACTGTTCTTGAGTCATGTTTTATCTAATACTGGTAACAGGTGTTAAACATTTGTGAGTGTTTTATGAAAGGAGAGCAATGCAAATAGTACAATGTAATAATTGTCAGTCAGGTGGGAACTAACCAAGGGTTTACATTAGTCAAATAGGTCATCTAAGCTGCAGTTTCAAGTGAAAAATGAAGTATACCTGAATTTATGAATGTTTACAAATATAATTTATGCTGAGTATATTAGATGGTAGCACCCTAGAGCAGGAACTGTCCTCTATGTATTTGAACAGTGTCTGCACAATAAAActtccacccactcctgcaatataCACATTCACTAGTCTTTTGTGTTTCTGCAGTACACTGTGTAAATTGTCAGTGACCCATACCTATATTCTATAGGGGACAGAATACAAAATTGGAAAGTTTCCATTTGCTGCTAACAGCAGAGCTAAGACTAATGCTGACACAGATGGCTTGGTGAAGATACTTAGTCAGAAAACaacagacaggatgctgggcgcTCACATTCTAGGCGCAGTGAGTATTATAAAAGATGGGAACCTCTTTCCCAGTTTCTCGGCTCCAATGGTGATAACTTATAAATTAAGAATTGTGTTTTTGTATATCTGAAAAATGTTAATCTTCTAGTTACCAGGTTTTGAGAGGCATTAGTCAACCTAAAAGCTCAGCTAAATCCattatttttccttccaaaaaaaagaaaaaaaaatcaggccaagCTTTGAGTCTCTTGAAGTCATTgtatttagtatttattttacatactttATTAACTCTGaattagacctcatcattttctgGCCAAGGAAGGCTGGATGCCACTTCTTTTTGGGTTAATCAGGTCTTCTCCTTGAGTCTCCAGGAGGGGGCGGTACAGAACAATGTGAAGTGTTGATCCATGCCATGGAAACTGAGCTAGCATCTCAAACAATAACCACCAAGAGAAGCATGGGTCAGAATGACATTTCTTTTGCCTTCCTGGCAATTTGTATACAATTGGGGTATTGTTCACCACTGCCATCAATATCAAGAGCGAGTTTTTGGTTGAATGTACACTTGCATTCTGTCATTATTTACTCTGGTGTGAATTATTATAGCAGTCCAAGGTAGTCCAATGTATAGAACAGTGCaactgttttgtatttttatcctTTCTCAACTATACTGTGTATGTGTGACAGGTGTGGGTAGAGTCACTGACTAAATTAACAAGATCCTAATACTTAGCACTGCTGAATGTGATTAGTTTTTTAGCAAAAGACAAAGCCTACAGGCAAGCTGGCTGTTTCATAGCCAGCTAGTAAGTTAGAAAAGCTTATGCATAGATTACATGTCTTTGCAATTGTACAGTGTGCACTAATTATACATGTGTTACTTACAGGGTGCTGGGGAGATGGTTAATGAAGCTGCTCTTGCTATGGAATATGGAGCATCATGTGAAGATGTAGCCAGAGTTTGCCATGCCCATCCAGTAAGTTGGCATTAAGTAATTTATCattctgtaatttttttcttagtGTTTGGCGTATAGCATATACAGTTACATAGGAGTTAAATACTTGTTCCCTCATTCTGTTCTAATGACTTTTACCTTTGTTTTTGCTTCCTACAGACTGTCTCGGAAGCCTTCAGGGAAGCAAACCTAGCAGCATCTTTCGGCAAAGCTATCAACTTCTAAAATGCAAGCACAATCGTTTGTACATATATAGCACATTTCTTCTGAAAATGGACTGTTGGCTTTTGCAGAAGACTGGGTCTTTGAGTATTTCTAGAACTGAATTAAgtgaatttcttttgtttaaacaTCAATTATTTAAACACATTTGGTTTGGAACAAGTGGAATTATCCAGTCGCTGTATATTAATATACTTAGAAACTTGTTTGTGCATCATGGGTATTTCGGAAAACAAGCTTAAGAGTCAAcggttaaaaaaacccaacacgtCACTGTTGCACAGCATAATGAGGAACGCTGGCCACAACTCATGGCTAATACCGTCCTGGTATCTGGTATATTCTTATTTGAAATACTGATATTCCAGTGGAATGCTGGCACTTAAAAATGCCACTGTCACCTGTGCACAAAGACGTTGTGGCATTCTTTTATGTGAAATCTTTCACTATATattaactctttttttcccccctgaaatgCAGAAACCAAACCTTTTGGTTACTTTGATCTGGTAGAGTTGGGATTACTTGGATGGGATATTTACTGCAGGTGAATTGAAGCTTATCTTTATTTGTAGAAAGCTAGTCTGGCAGTGTTTCTACTCTTTATCTCCACGAATCATGTTTTCATATTGAAAACATGTCTGTAAAATTCTACTTTAACTTGCAAAAAAAATCAAGCGATTATGAAGAAATGAAAATTCAGTGGAGGAAAATTAACTGAATGTTATTGCCACATAGGGTAATTGTATCAGTCTTCTCATTTCTAAGGAATTTTTCATCATTCAGAGATGGTTAAAATTATCCTGAAGTGCTTTAAAAACATACCTTTGTGGAAGGCTAAGCAACATTAGATCTAAGTGCAGTGGCACCCTGCACAAAGATGGGGTTAGGCACCGCTCTGCTCTTTCCAAACATACTGGCTGCAGCGGTGCCATGTCCGTTCCCCAGCAGATTCTAGGGtgcttttttccctccttttcatttgttttgtctgttctctCCTCTGCTGTTTAaaatctgttttcctgcagcaggAATGTTTCATATTTTGGCTGGGGAATTCAAGTGTTTGTAGGTGGCTTGACCGAGAGCTTGATATAGAAGGGTTAGTTTCCTTTATTAAGCTCTTGAGTTCCTCTCTGCAGTTAGCTCCATGCACTCCTTATCGTGGTTCCCTCAGCTTGTCTGCACTGAGGATTTTCTGAAATTCTCCTACCATTGCTCTAGCACAGGCTCCGCTTCACTGGTGCAAGTGCAGACTGGCTGTTGGTGTTTTTACCACCAGGTCATCAGAACTGGTCTAGAGCTGCACTACTGATGGGAGAATTTCTGGAGACCCATGTAATGCATGTGCCTGTCTGTCCCCGAAACCAGCCAAGCTCTTATGTGCAGGGGATAGATAATTGCTGAGTATGAATGAATGAAATGCACAAATGGATAAGCCAATTAGTCTATCACTGTGGACTGCTGCAGTTCGCACAATGATTTTTGTGTGAGGGAAACTGCCCAAGTGTAGCAACTTGTTTGTTTTCCTTGTGGGCTTCATTCCTTCATTTACTGGGCTCTTGTTTTGTCCTGATCCCCAAAGCATAAATTTGATAGGGTTTAGAAGCAATGACTGTATCTGACACAAAGACCTAATAGGAGGGAACATGCTCAgttgatgctttttaaaaaacaaacaaaaaactagagCTGCTCAACTTTGTGTTTGCATGATGAGACTTTTGGTAGCTGTATCCTCCAGCTACTGATCTCTGTATTGATTTGTTCTCGGTTGAATAACGGCAATATGATCAGCATTTGGTTACTCAGTATTTTTAGGAAACTGTAAACAATAGCAAAACTCTGAAATTAATATGCTTTTCTGTGTCTCTTCTGACCTGTCTTCAGTATGTGCGGAGGTGGATTGAGGCTAGCGCCCGCTTTTGAGGCTGTCTCAGTGTTCTGAGCTGGCTGAATGCACCCATGAGTTGGTGAGAGAGCCAGAATAAACGTGGGTTTATGTGGAGGTGATAGCAAGGTGTCTCCAAGGGAAGCAAAGATTAAGTGTGTTTTGTGAaactggggaaggggaagggggagggaggaacaaaGATCTGGGACACctggaatggaaaaaaaagccTTACATTTTAATGGATCCAGGACACATTTACTTCTAATCCACCTCTGTCTTTTGGATAAATTCTTTGGAGTTGTCCCCTGGCATATTGCAAGCTTTTTTATATGTCCCTTCTGCAGCATGCCTGCTCTCTACTtactagagctggccaaaacaATGGGAAACTTTTTCACAAAATCTTGTGAAAAACccgtgtgttttttttttttttttttttttttaaggtctctGCCTGTTTGAACACCAGCGTGAATTTTTCCAcaaatttcatcttgtttttgTCAAAACAGAAAACTTAAGAAATTGACTAGCTCTACTACTTACTAATTTGTTTGGAGGTCTGGTTCTCCCTGACCTCTCTAAATAAAAATTCAAGCCCTCACATCTTGTTAATGTATCGTTCTTCTCTCTCCATGCCATTCTCCCCCAACTACTCATTCAaaggaatatttttaaagggTAGAGAAGTAAAATGAGAATACTAAGAACCACATTTAAAGGAATGACTGACAGCAGGTCTGTATGCTTCAGTACTGTTCTAACAAATGCCTGATGTTGGCAAGAAATTAAACACAATGTGAGAACTTGatacagacaacaacaaaaaaccttgcAGATTACATTGCTGTAAGTATCCAATTTAAGTGGGAATAGAGATTGGAGTAAAACTTATTTAGCTGAACTTATTTTTCCtgccaaaaatatttgtttcagtgCCATACAATGGAGATCTTGAGTCAAACTCTGATTTTCACCAACATTAGTTAAAGTATTAGTGAGTGAAGCATAGTTATGTCTTGACTACCAAAATATGCAGTGCATGTAGTTACACATTTTGGAAAGTCTTAGTAGGAGATGGCTGCTATATAGCCACGTACTTGAGAATTTCTCAAATATgtaacagttttaaacaaactgAAGCAGAGGGAAAAATTTATGACTGGCAGTATGTTTTAATAGACTTTCCTAAAttcatgtatgcagtgttgtatgGAGCcaggtgggtcccaggatatgagagatgAAGAGTTctttgtaagctcaaaagcttttctcccCCCgagagaagctggtccagtaaaagatattacctcacccacttgctAAACTCATGCTGCAGTCAAGAAGGATACTGGCTAACATGGTTGAAGACCACATTGACTgctgcaaacattttcaaatgaccGAAGCAGGATTTTCTTGTATATGTTTCTAATACTCATCGCTTTGTCTTTCAATCTTTATACCTGTACAATGCAGGCTACCAGTGTTTGTTTGTGTGCATTAGTCTTTAGGCATTGTGGGCTCTGCCCTCTAttgcagagaaaaccaagatgTGCTACAACTAGGCCTCTGTACAAAGGCAAATGGGCAAATTCATTTAAAGGATGGTGAAGCCATTCACATGATTTGGTATCTTTTTTGATAAAGTTTTGGTCCCAGAAGCTCATCTTGTCCTGTGTTCTTTATGGAATAAGAGGTTGGACACTGTGGTGCTAGAAATCCAAACTGGAATCAATACTGACTTTTTCAACCCACATGAGAAACATTGTTTGTGAACAATGAAGTGAAACTTGTGTGTCAAAACTACCAGCTAATTTGAATTTAAGTGAACATCCTGTAGAAAGTAAGTATTCAAATAGAAATGCTGACTAGTAAAAcaactcctgccccaccccccaaaacttAGGTAGGAACACCAGTTCTTCACtctaaaggctggtctacactaccacgctAAATCAATCTAAATTACACAGcttcagttatgtgaataacataATTGAAGTCGACTGAGTTAGATCCACTACATGGTgctgtgttgacaggagagcgtctcccgtcatCTTCCCTtacgcttctcggggaggtggagtacacaaattgatgggagagtgctctcccattgatttagcatgtcttcaccagaccctcTAAATCGACActcgctgcatcgattgcagcagtgcaGATCtgctggtaagtgtagacatgcccaaaatgtggttttggtttttttaagtcatcctTCTGTATTTCACAGAAAATGGAGCCGCCTTAGTCAAAATTAACTTGTTAAAAGCCCGCTTTTTGGAGCTAAGATTTTATTAGAACAGTACTCTAATTGGGTTAAACAAGATTTGTATAAGCTGAAGAAATAATTGATTTACTATTCCAGCTAGTAACAGTAACAATGAAGTTAATTAATCATACTAGATACATACAGTGGTACAAAAGTACTGCTTTTATTTTCAACATAAGAAAAAATTACTCTttggttttgtaactttaaaaagtGAGAAACCTGTCAAGATTACCAGGTCTTATTGTGATGTCAATGAGAACTAGTTTATCAAACTTAATACTTTTAAGCCCATCCAGGATACATTGGGTCCAGACTGTTTCCCAAGTTATAAGCAGGTGCTGTATACTGCAACTTTCTGGCTGATTGCCTGTAAGAGGGAGCGCACTGTTTCTTCTAGCTCCACCAGCTGTTTGGCTTTGTCTTCCAAGACTTTCTGA
Coding sequences within it:
- the DLD gene encoding dihydrolipoyl dehydrogenase, mitochondrial, which produces MQSWSRVCCALAQRSHFSRIHHGLQGICAVSLRSYADLADADITVIGSGPGGYVAAIKAAQLGFKTVCVEKNETLGGTCLNVGCIPSKALLNNSHLYHLAHGKDFASRGIEITGIHLNLEKMMEQKSGAVKSLTGGIAHLFKQNKVVHVPGFGKITGKNQVTVSKEDGSTQVINTKNILIATGSEVSPFPGITIDEDTIVSSTGALSLKQVPEKMVVIGAGVIGVELGSVWQRLGADVTAVEFLGHVGGMGIDMEISKNFQRILQKQGLKFKLNTKVTGATKRPDGKIDVSIEAAAGGKTEVITCDVLLVCIGRRPFTQNLGLEDIGIELDNKGRIPINTRFQTKIPNIYAIGDVVAGPMLAHKAEDEGIICAEGIAGGAVHIDYNCVPSVIYTHPEVAWVGKSEEQLKEEGTEYKIGKFPFAANSRAKTNADTDGLVKILSQKTTDRMLGAHILGAGAGEMVNEAALAMEYGASCEDVARVCHAHPTVSEAFREANLAASFGKAINF